In Nitrosomonas ureae, the sequence GATCCTTGCCCATGCCTACATTTTCTCCCGGATGAACCTGCGTGCCACGCTGTCTGATGATGATCGATCCCGCTGAAATCAATTCACCACCATAGCGCTTGACTCCAAGCCGTTTTGAGTGTGAATCGCGTCCATTCCTTGAGCTTCCGCCTGCTTTCTTATGTGCCATTTATCAACTCCTTAAGCTGAAATACCCGTAATTTCTATTTCAGTGTAATTCTGACGGTGACCTTGATGTCTCTGATAATGTTTGCGACGTCGCATCTTGAAGATGCGAATCTTGTCGTGCCGTCCTTGACCGAGCACTGTTGCGCTTACTTTGGCGCCATTTACAAGGGGTGCTCCCACCGATACTTTATCACCATCAGCCACCATTAATACTTGATCAATAATAAGCTCGCTGCCGTTTTCCACTTTCAGCTGCTCTATTTTTAATTTCTCGCCCACTTGGATTTTATATTGCTTACCGCCGGTTTTTATGACCGCATACATACTTTAACTCCATGCTTCCCTTTTTCAGAACCGCGAATTATACCTAAATAACCCTTGATTGTGGTGGAAAATTTCTGACAATTTATCATTATGCTTGACACTTGGGCATTGTCATTCCTAACATAGCGTTTTCTACAAGGTAATATTGTGTCAATAGAATATATTAGAAGCTTCATTGCTCAAGATATGAGCATTGTTGATAATGTCATTCGGGAAAAATTACATTCCCACGTCCTGCTGATTCGTCAAGTGAGTGAATATATCATCAACAGCGGTGGCAAACGCTTGCGTCCCGCGTTGGTTATATTGTCTGCGGGTGCTTTTGGTTACTCAGGAAAATTTCATTATAACTTGGCAGCTGTTATCGAATTTATTCATACCGCCACACTATTGCACGATGATGTGGTGGATGAATCGGAATTACGACGAAACAGGGAAACCGCCAATGCGCTGTTTGGTAATGCAGCTAGTGTTTTAGTAGGTGATTTCCTTTATTCTAGGGCTTTTCAGATGATGGTGGAAGTCGACAATATGCGTGTGATGCAAGTGCTTGCTGATGCGACTAATACGATTGCCGAAGGTGAGGTTTTACAGCTGCTTAATTGCCGCGATCCACAAGTTTCTGAAGAAAATTATCTACAGGTCATTCGATTTAAAACGGCTAAATTGTTCGAAGCGGCAAGTCGGCTCGGGGCGATACTCGGGAACGCTACATCCGAAGAAGAAAATGCGATGGCAGTTTATGGTATGCATTTAGGTACCGCATTTCAGCTTGTAGATGACATGCTCGATTATTCCGGGAATAACCATGATATCGGTAAGAATCTGGGCGATGATCTGACTGAAGGAAAGCCTACACTGCCTCTGATATATGCCATGCGCATGGGCACGCAGGAGCAGGCAGATATCATTCGCAAGGCGATCGAAGATGGTGGAAAAGATGGTTTCCAACCCGTCCTGAATGTGATTCGCCAAACTGCAGCTTTGGAATATGCAAAGAAATGCGCTGAAGCCGAAGTGACAACTGCAGTAGCTGCAATCGCCACCTTGCCCGACTCGGAAAATAAAAAATGTCTTTTGCAACTGGCAAGCTTCGCAGTGACACGCAATCATTAGGGTAATTAAAGTTTGGGTCGATTGTTTCCATTTAAGTCGAAATTTCCTAATCTGAGTCATTAGGAAATACCCCCCTGAGAAACATTTGTTATACCAGCTTTCAATTTGCAAATTCGGCGTACTTGCTGACTAATCAGTGATTAAAACTTTTACCGAAGTTCTGCGCAAGTTTTTCTGAATTATCCGCGGTAGTGCTTTGTTTACAGTACCTTAACTAATTTTATAGTAAAGAATAAAAGCAAGTAATTGTATTGTAATACTGAATCTGGAAATTCTCACCAATAAGTTAAGTCTTCAGTGCTTGAAAATCTGATCAAAAGATAGCTATTGTTTAGTGTTTTTTGAGCAACCCCCCATATTGGGAGATATTTATGCATGAAATTTCATTCTACCGGCAATTATTTGAAGCGAGCCCGCATCCATACTTAATTTTGCGGGCGGATGACAATTTCACAATTGTTGCAGTAAACAATAAATATCTTGAGGCCACTGGCACACATCGTCAGACGATTGTTGGTTATGGTTTGTTCGATATTTTTCCTGATAATCCAAACGAGCCGGCAAGTCAAAGTGTTGCTGACCTACGTGCTTCTCTGAATCGTGTGCTCGATAAAAAACACCCGGATGTCATGGGGGTGCAGAAATACGATATTCCGTTACCGGACAACAGCGATCATTTTGTGCTCAAATACTGGAGCCCGGTGAATACGCCTGTATTTGGAACTGAGGGGGGGGTAGCCTATATTATCCACCATATTGAAGATGTGACCGAGTTCGTTGCCGGTCATGA encodes:
- the rpmA gene encoding 50S ribosomal protein L27; this encodes MAHKKAGGSSRNGRDSHSKRLGVKRYGGELISAGSIIIRQRGTQVHPGENVGMGKDHTLFAKVTGKVNFSIKGAFKRKVASVIPA
- the rplU gene encoding 50S ribosomal protein L21 produces the protein MYAVIKTGGKQYKIQVGEKLKIEQLKVENGSELIIDQVLMVADGDKVSVGAPLVNGAKVSATVLGQGRHDKIRIFKMRRRKHYQRHQGHRQNYTEIEITGISA
- the ispB gene encoding octaprenyl diphosphate synthase, coding for MSIEYIRSFIAQDMSIVDNVIREKLHSHVLLIRQVSEYIINSGGKRLRPALVILSAGAFGYSGKFHYNLAAVIEFIHTATLLHDDVVDESELRRNRETANALFGNAASVLVGDFLYSRAFQMMVEVDNMRVMQVLADATNTIAEGEVLQLLNCRDPQVSEENYLQVIRFKTAKLFEAASRLGAILGNATSEEENAMAVYGMHLGTAFQLVDDMLDYSGNNHDIGKNLGDDLTEGKPTLPLIYAMRMGTQEQADIIRKAIEDGGKDGFQPVLNVIRQTAALEYAKKCAEAEVTTAVAAIATLPDSENKKCLLQLASFAVTRNH